Proteins encoded together in one Planctopirus ephydatiae window:
- a CDS encoding type II secretion system protein: MVAGTSLKKLKSSAASRRKGFTLVEVLIVVVILGILAATVLPQFNAATDDAKEASLRQNLSLLRSQIQMFRFQHDGKFPGSGSTDPTKIVEQLTLASKADLTTAAPGTAGYPFGPYVIGQLPVNPYSGGRAVKIVTDVAAATPDMAETIGDEKVGWIYNPATGEIKANATGNSADGKALDKM; the protein is encoded by the coding sequence ATGGTTGCCGGAACAAGTTTGAAGAAATTGAAATCATCTGCTGCATCACGCCGTAAAGGATTCACACTGGTCGAAGTGTTGATTGTCGTGGTGATTCTTGGAATCCTGGCCGCCACAGTGTTACCACAATTCAATGCAGCCACAGACGATGCCAAAGAGGCCTCCCTCCGCCAGAATCTTTCACTGCTGCGCAGCCAGATTCAGATGTTCCGCTTCCAGCATGATGGCAAGTTCCCTGGCAGTGGCTCGACAGATCCCACAAAGATTGTCGAACAACTTACTCTGGCCTCCAAGGCTGATCTGACCACTGCTGCACCAGGAACAGCTGGTTATCCATTTGGCCCGTATGTGATCGGCCAGTTGCCAGTCAATCCTTATTCAGGCGGACGGGCAGTGAAGATCGTGACCGACGTCGCTGCTGCCACTCCCGACATGGCTGAAACCATTGGCGACGAAAAAGTAGGCTGGATTTACAATCCTGCGACTGGTGAGATCAAGGCGAACGCAACGGGCAACAGTGCTGACGGTAAAGCTCTCGATAAGATGTAA
- the mutY gene encoding A/G-specific adenine glycosylase, with product MQKTKFQKQLLAWYAKHGRPLPWRASHDPYSIWISEIMLQQTTVTAVIPYFERFMAKFPSVQALANAPEEEVLKLWEGLGYYSRARNLHKSARELMERYQGVFPQSVEQLLELPGIGRYTAGAISSFAFRQPAPIVEANTQRLYARILGYDGDLKNAAGQKALWGFAESIVSGKEPDLINQALMELGSLVCKPIDPLCDQCPVQQHCRAFQEARQAKIPRALARPVITPLIDTTLLIEFQGELFLRQREKPERWAGLWDFPRYTLFDPENTSEEFQKENDVSTSALALALKARVQEQLAVHPGEVTEFSRLTHGVTRYRITLHAFCCDLSDGVTSRQSHALYEQLKSHGGWFGCESLDSLAMPVTTRKLVKQWQKIMKMM from the coding sequence ATGCAAAAGACAAAGTTTCAAAAGCAACTTCTCGCCTGGTATGCAAAGCATGGTCGCCCGTTGCCGTGGCGAGCCTCACATGATCCTTATTCGATCTGGATCAGTGAGATCATGCTGCAACAGACCACCGTGACCGCCGTGATCCCTTACTTCGAACGATTTATGGCGAAATTCCCCAGTGTGCAGGCGCTGGCAAACGCACCCGAAGAAGAGGTTCTCAAATTGTGGGAGGGGTTAGGTTACTACTCGAGGGCTCGCAATCTGCATAAGTCTGCCCGAGAGTTGATGGAAAGATACCAAGGGGTTTTTCCGCAAAGTGTCGAGCAATTGCTCGAGTTGCCCGGGATTGGTCGATACACGGCCGGTGCGATTTCGAGCTTTGCTTTTCGCCAGCCGGCCCCCATTGTCGAAGCCAATACCCAGCGGTTGTATGCTCGCATTCTTGGATATGATGGCGACTTGAAAAATGCGGCTGGACAAAAGGCCTTGTGGGGCTTCGCTGAATCGATTGTCTCAGGGAAAGAACCCGATCTGATCAATCAGGCGCTCATGGAACTGGGCTCACTTGTTTGTAAACCCATCGACCCCTTGTGTGATCAATGCCCGGTACAACAGCATTGCCGGGCATTTCAGGAAGCAAGACAGGCCAAGATTCCCCGAGCACTTGCCAGACCAGTCATTACACCGCTGATTGACACCACTTTGCTGATCGAGTTTCAAGGGGAGCTATTTCTCCGGCAACGCGAGAAGCCTGAGCGATGGGCTGGATTATGGGATTTTCCACGCTACACACTCTTTGATCCCGAGAACACCAGCGAAGAGTTTCAGAAAGAAAATGACGTCTCGACATCAGCACTGGCCCTGGCACTCAAGGCTCGTGTGCAGGAACAGTTGGCGGTACATCCAGGCGAAGTCACAGAATTCTCGCGGCTGACTCATGGAGTGACCAGATATCGTATCACTCTGCATGCCTTTTGCTGTGATCTCTCGGATGGAGTGACCAGCAGGCAAAGTCATGCACTCTACGAACAGCTCAAGTCGCATGGTGGGTGGTTTGGGTGTGAATCGCTCGATTCACTGGCCATGCCTGTGACAACTCGAAAGCTGGTTAAGCAGTGGCAGAAGATCATGAAAATGATGTGA
- a CDS encoding MMPL family transporter yields the protein MRTDQSVQPEHSRLSHFLSKVTGSCVKRPWATIGIAAVSVVISALISVAFLQFKTDRSDLINPSADFHQRWMKYTQSFGEANDLVVVVEGKSPERIKQSLDELAALLHQEPEFFSNILYKVEPGELRSKGLQYLAPAQLAMGLERLDEYRPILAGNWDLVRLETVALILKTQLESATTKEQIQGLLHHVDRLVSSLAHGVEKDGEFTNPWPDLLTLDPQMKAQGNQTVYLINDAGTMGFLKTSPVQKDAGSFEGHTRSIDRLRELMSDVTSNLPEVQMSLTGIPVLENDEMRRSQADMGWASMISEAGVLILMLICFRGVRHPIIGMIMLAAGTAWTFAFTTLTIGHLNILSISFVTILIGLGVDFGIHFLARYIQHRQQGMEIRSALVNTSGRVGVSILTGAITSALAFFCAAFTDFLGVAELGLIAGAGILLCVVATFTLLPAMLVISDRHRSAAQLPTPFQGELLRKAILHAPGTVASFSAVVILLLVVQVVGWKDGQLTSLVTYDHNLLNLQARGLESVETQNRIFASSDHSLLFAISLADSPAQVRELKAKFEALPEVRKVEEIATRLPDHSADETRLLVQGFHAHLKHLPEKLPAPKTSNPGRVGHALDDLFAHLKSRPEEKSLALSQKLDQTLNQLAEKELPEQMQILSEFQYRMSYALLAQFQALRAAANPAPVSLNDLPVELTSRFVAQPKGGKDQWLLQVYPAQQIWDMEPLTQFVTAVRKVDPNITGTPLQNFEAALQIKHSYEIAAMYALAVIVLVLLIDFLPGKLIWRCLIPGMLVALGVGVLAIGCQAVPEVYAKLPLWSKRWLFENTPLMMVGTASFVTMLAAMWRSPGSVGLTLLALMPPVVSLAMTFGILVLINMPLNPANLIVLPLIIGLGVDSGVHLLHDFRHRAPGPYTVTPSLVNAIVLTVTTTMVGFGAMMIAAHRGLFSLGAVLTIGVTCCLFISLVPLPAILALLARLSPSILHDAEPEITIDVDDADFGTHPVPELADETSSDDDEPRILKHPAHVA from the coding sequence ATGCGCACCGATCAGTCCGTTCAGCCAGAGCACTCGCGACTGAGTCATTTCCTTTCGAAAGTGACCGGGTCATGTGTCAAAAGACCCTGGGCCACAATTGGCATTGCTGCCGTTTCCGTCGTGATTTCTGCACTGATCAGTGTCGCCTTTCTCCAGTTCAAAACCGATCGATCCGATCTGATCAATCCTTCGGCAGATTTTCATCAGCGATGGATGAAGTACACGCAGAGTTTCGGCGAAGCCAACGACCTGGTGGTCGTCGTCGAAGGGAAGTCTCCCGAACGGATCAAGCAATCGCTCGATGAACTGGCAGCTCTGCTCCACCAGGAACCAGAATTCTTCAGCAACATTTTGTACAAGGTCGAACCCGGAGAGCTTCGCAGCAAAGGACTGCAATACCTGGCACCCGCCCAACTGGCCATGGGCCTCGAGAGACTGGACGAGTATCGTCCCATTCTGGCTGGGAACTGGGATCTGGTGCGGTTGGAAACTGTCGCCCTGATTCTCAAGACTCAACTGGAAAGTGCGACGACGAAAGAGCAGATCCAGGGATTGCTGCACCATGTGGATCGACTCGTCAGCAGTCTGGCCCATGGAGTCGAGAAAGATGGCGAGTTCACCAATCCGTGGCCCGACCTGCTGACTCTTGACCCGCAGATGAAGGCCCAGGGGAATCAGACGGTTTATCTGATTAACGACGCGGGAACGATGGGGTTTTTGAAAACCTCGCCCGTTCAGAAAGATGCCGGGTCGTTTGAAGGACACACGCGATCGATTGATCGACTGCGGGAACTGATGTCCGATGTGACATCAAACCTTCCAGAAGTGCAGATGAGCCTGACGGGCATCCCGGTTCTTGAGAATGACGAAATGCGAAGGTCACAAGCCGACATGGGCTGGGCTTCGATGATCTCGGAAGCCGGTGTGCTGATTCTGATGCTGATTTGTTTCCGAGGTGTGAGACATCCCATTATCGGTATGATCATGCTGGCTGCCGGAACAGCCTGGACGTTTGCCTTCACGACATTAACGATTGGTCATCTGAATATTCTCTCGATCTCGTTTGTGACAATTCTGATTGGGCTGGGTGTCGATTTTGGGATCCATTTTCTCGCAAGATACATTCAACATCGCCAACAAGGGATGGAGATTCGCTCGGCTCTGGTCAATACTTCCGGTCGAGTCGGTGTCAGCATCCTGACGGGTGCGATCACTTCAGCTCTGGCGTTTTTCTGTGCAGCATTCACCGATTTTTTGGGTGTTGCTGAACTGGGGCTGATTGCTGGTGCAGGGATTCTGCTCTGTGTCGTGGCGACGTTTACACTCTTGCCGGCCATGCTGGTGATCTCTGATCGTCATCGATCCGCTGCACAATTGCCAACACCATTTCAAGGTGAACTTCTTCGCAAGGCGATTCTGCATGCACCCGGAACCGTGGCGAGTTTTTCAGCCGTGGTCATACTGCTGCTCGTCGTGCAGGTCGTGGGTTGGAAAGATGGCCAACTGACGAGCCTCGTGACATACGATCACAATCTGCTCAACCTGCAGGCTCGAGGATTGGAATCGGTCGAGACACAGAATCGCATTTTTGCCTCGTCTGATCATTCGTTGCTCTTCGCGATCTCGCTGGCGGACTCACCCGCTCAGGTTCGAGAGCTCAAGGCGAAGTTTGAAGCACTACCAGAAGTTCGCAAGGTCGAGGAAATCGCGACCCGACTTCCCGATCACTCGGCCGATGAAACCCGACTGCTTGTTCAAGGGTTTCATGCGCATCTGAAACATCTCCCCGAGAAACTGCCTGCACCCAAGACGTCGAATCCTGGACGAGTGGGGCATGCCCTGGATGATCTCTTTGCCCATTTGAAGAGTCGGCCAGAGGAAAAATCTCTGGCACTTTCGCAGAAACTCGATCAAACGCTCAATCAACTGGCCGAGAAAGAGCTGCCAGAACAGATGCAGATTTTGAGTGAGTTCCAGTATCGCATGTCCTATGCCTTGCTGGCTCAGTTTCAGGCCTTGCGGGCCGCAGCCAACCCGGCACCAGTTTCGTTGAACGATCTGCCTGTTGAATTGACCTCCCGATTTGTGGCTCAGCCCAAAGGTGGGAAAGATCAGTGGCTCTTGCAGGTCTATCCCGCCCAGCAGATCTGGGATATGGAACCATTGACGCAGTTTGTGACGGCTGTGCGAAAAGTCGATCCGAACATCACGGGGACACCGCTGCAGAATTTTGAAGCGGCTTTGCAGATCAAGCACAGTTACGAGATTGCTGCCATGTATGCACTGGCGGTCATTGTGCTGGTGCTGCTGATTGATTTCCTGCCTGGGAAGTTGATCTGGCGTTGCCTGATCCCAGGGATGCTGGTCGCGCTGGGTGTGGGTGTGCTGGCCATCGGTTGTCAAGCAGTCCCTGAAGTCTATGCAAAGTTGCCACTCTGGAGCAAGCGGTGGCTCTTCGAGAATACACCACTGATGATGGTCGGAACCGCAAGTTTTGTCACGATGCTGGCCGCCATGTGGCGATCACCAGGAAGCGTGGGATTGACGCTTCTGGCGTTGATGCCACCGGTCGTGAGCCTCGCAATGACCTTCGGGATTCTCGTACTCATCAACATGCCTCTCAACCCGGCGAATCTCATCGTGCTGCCTCTGATTATCGGGCTGGGTGTCGATAGTGGAGTGCATCTGCTTCACGATTTTCGCCATCGCGCACCTGGCCCATACACAGTCACTCCCAGCCTGGTGAATGCGATTGTGCTGACAGTCACGACGACCATGGTGGGCTTTGGCGCAATGATGATTGCTGCGCACAGGGGATTGTTCAGCCTCGGGGCTGTCCTGACGATCGGCGTGACTTGCTGTCTGTTCATTTCGCTGGTGCCCTTACCTGCGATTCTGGCGCTCCTGGCCCGTCTGAGCCCGTCGATTCTGCACGATGCCGAGCCCGAAATAACGATCGATGTCGATGACGCCGATTTTGGGACACATCCAGTACCGGAACTCGCGGACGAAACATCGAGCGACGATGATGAGCCGAGGATCTTGAAACATCCGGCTCACGTTGCCTAA
- a CDS encoding sugar kinase: MPSLFEVPLTGPVVCFGEALLRLDTPGNKRFIQADQFLASYAGGEANVAVALSYWGLPARLVSKVPAHELGAACLKAYQAYGVDTSRVIRGGKRLGIFFVENSTSLRGPQVLYDRAGSSFAESKLEEYHWPDLLDGARWFHFTGTVPAVGTETKAALLAAVKLCRERGIVVSFDVGYRSALWSVEEAGKVFRELIPWVDVLIGSEQDATQFFGIPAATVGPSTPESREQSLRALADRTSLKAILYSHRTVNDLGLHRYSASLLTRTDPQVPARVVHTANQELMPVDRIGTGDALAAGLIRGLLLGHAPREVLDFAFAAALLKHSIEGDFALVTVPEIQRLAAGDSLTQVRR, from the coding sequence ATGCCCTCTCTTTTTGAAGTGCCACTTACCGGCCCCGTTGTCTGTTTTGGAGAAGCACTGCTCCGCCTCGATACACCCGGCAACAAACGTTTTATCCAGGCCGATCAATTTCTCGCCTCGTATGCGGGTGGTGAAGCCAACGTGGCTGTGGCGCTTTCCTATTGGGGATTACCTGCCCGGTTGGTCAGTAAGGTTCCGGCACACGAACTTGGTGCCGCCTGCCTCAAGGCGTATCAGGCTTATGGAGTCGATACCAGTCGCGTCATTCGCGGCGGGAAGCGGCTGGGCATCTTTTTCGTCGAAAACAGCACCTCTTTGCGTGGGCCGCAAGTTCTTTACGATCGCGCGGGAAGCAGCTTTGCCGAATCAAAACTCGAGGAGTACCACTGGCCAGATCTTCTGGATGGGGCCCGTTGGTTTCACTTTACAGGGACAGTCCCCGCAGTTGGCACTGAGACCAAAGCTGCACTTCTGGCAGCTGTCAAGCTGTGCCGCGAGCGAGGCATTGTTGTCAGTTTTGATGTCGGTTATCGCAGTGCGCTGTGGTCTGTCGAAGAGGCGGGGAAAGTCTTTCGAGAACTTATTCCGTGGGTCGATGTTCTCATTGGTAGTGAGCAGGATGCGACTCAGTTCTTTGGAATTCCCGCAGCGACGGTCGGCCCTTCGACACCGGAAAGCCGGGAACAGAGCCTGCGTGCTCTGGCAGATCGCACTTCACTGAAGGCGATTCTTTACTCCCATCGCACAGTGAACGACCTGGGCTTACATCGATACTCCGCTTCGTTACTCACGCGTACCGATCCCCAGGTGCCAGCCAGGGTGGTTCATACGGCGAATCAGGAGCTGATGCCCGTCGACCGGATTGGCACTGGTGATGCACTGGCCGCTGGTTTGATCAGGGGCCTGTTGCTGGGCCATGCTCCGCGCGAAGTGCTCGACTTCGCCTTTGCGGCTGCTCTTCTGAAGCATTCGATCGAGGGGGATTTTGCTCTAGTCACTGTGCCAGAAATCCAACGCCTAGCCGCCGGCGACTCCCTCACTCAAGTCCGCCGCTAA
- a CDS encoding DUF1559 domain-containing protein, which translates to MRLPVSTCRRGFTLIELLVVIAIIAILIALLLPAVQQAREAARRTQCRNNLKQLGLAFHNYHDVHNQFALSQLGPTTTGNEDWRGNGPHVGILPFIDQTPLYNTYNFNANAWWSTSASGQAHNVSAGNSPGRQAIAGYRCPSDPAVKSDGTGRRPGNNYPVCQGANAGMFNDGVAGGYNASKTNGMFNMRVPVTMASVTDGTSNTILAGEQALSGGSGTIGTLANLRQAIAIPSGWDGTFLTQAQVDDWGSRAAAATSNIRSETGDFWNAGVHEQGTFNTLFPPNSRYPNVTAHCAGCAPDGPASVPARSYHTGGVHVLLADGTVRFVSDNIDLTTWQRLGARNDGQQLGEF; encoded by the coding sequence ATGCGTTTACCCGTATCCACTTGTCGTCGAGGTTTCACCCTCATTGAGTTGCTGGTGGTCATCGCCATCATCGCCATCCTGATTGCACTGCTTCTCCCAGCTGTTCAACAGGCCCGGGAAGCAGCACGGCGGACACAGTGCCGCAACAACCTCAAGCAGTTAGGTCTCGCATTCCATAACTACCACGACGTTCATAACCAGTTTGCGCTGTCGCAACTGGGGCCGACAACCACGGGTAACGAAGACTGGCGCGGCAATGGCCCACATGTTGGCATCCTCCCCTTCATCGATCAGACTCCGCTCTACAACACCTACAATTTCAATGCCAACGCCTGGTGGAGTACCTCAGCTTCCGGCCAAGCCCACAATGTCTCCGCTGGTAACAGCCCCGGACGTCAGGCCATAGCTGGCTACCGTTGCCCGTCGGATCCCGCCGTTAAGTCCGATGGCACAGGTCGCCGCCCGGGAAACAACTATCCCGTTTGTCAGGGGGCTAACGCCGGCATGTTCAACGATGGTGTCGCTGGTGGCTACAATGCCTCGAAAACCAACGGGATGTTCAACATGCGTGTGCCCGTCACCATGGCGAGTGTCACCGATGGCACATCGAATACCATCCTGGCTGGTGAACAGGCTCTTTCTGGAGGCAGCGGAACGATTGGAACACTGGCGAACCTCCGTCAGGCTATTGCTATTCCTTCGGGATGGGATGGCACATTCCTGACACAGGCTCAGGTCGATGACTGGGGCAGTCGAGCGGCGGCTGCAACAAGCAACATCCGCTCAGAAACTGGAGACTTCTGGAACGCTGGTGTGCATGAACAAGGGACATTCAATACTCTGTTCCCCCCGAACTCTCGTTATCCGAACGTGACGGCACACTGCGCTGGCTGCGCTCCCGATGGCCCCGCCTCGGTCCCAGCTCGCAGCTATCACACAGGTGGCGTGCATGTGCTGCTGGCTGATGGCACTGTTCGATTTGTCAGCGACAACATCGACCTGACCACCTGGCAGCGACTGGGCGCCCGTAACGATGGCCAGCAACTGGGTGAGTTCTAA
- the gluQRS gene encoding tRNA glutamyl-Q(34) synthetase GluQRS encodes MAKGRLAPSPTGAQHPGNARTFLVAWLAARSTGSQLILRIEDLDSPRVKPWAMTQAVEDLAWLGLDWDEGPNTQPSASEPNSAKTQNWLDDPAWNGFVQSRRLARYAEIFHALQQGEWIYPCTCSRADVSQAASAPHQGHEPAIYPGTCRHRQVADADQLAEGSYCWRFRTAGFTKPMGWEDRIAGEQSAILPHTLGDFVIAKADGTPAYQLAVVVDDHDMEVGEVVRGDDLIPSTYRQLALYQVLGWTAPEFAHVPLVKGPDGLRLAKRHGDSRLSILREAGVDSREVIGWLACSLGLSSDEAPVSPAELIAEFAWDKIPRQPVTFPREIWDRWLGK; translated from the coding sequence ATGGCGAAAGGTCGATTGGCACCATCACCAACCGGGGCACAACATCCGGGGAATGCCCGCACGTTTCTGGTGGCGTGGCTGGCTGCGCGATCGACTGGTTCGCAGTTGATTCTTCGGATTGAGGATCTCGATTCACCAAGGGTCAAGCCGTGGGCCATGACACAAGCTGTTGAAGATCTGGCGTGGCTGGGGCTGGATTGGGACGAGGGGCCCAACACCCAACCTTCTGCGAGCGAGCCCAACAGCGCCAAGACACAGAACTGGTTGGATGATCCAGCATGGAATGGCTTTGTGCAGTCGCGGCGACTGGCTCGATATGCGGAAATTTTCCACGCTTTACAGCAGGGAGAATGGATTTATCCTTGCACTTGCAGCCGGGCTGACGTGAGTCAGGCGGCCAGTGCGCCCCATCAGGGGCATGAGCCCGCGATTTATCCGGGAACCTGCAGGCATCGCCAGGTGGCTGATGCCGATCAACTGGCTGAGGGTTCGTACTGCTGGAGATTTCGCACGGCAGGCTTTACTAAGCCCATGGGCTGGGAGGATCGAATTGCCGGTGAGCAGAGTGCTATTCTTCCGCACACTCTGGGCGACTTCGTGATTGCCAAAGCAGATGGAACACCTGCCTATCAACTGGCCGTCGTAGTCGATGATCACGACATGGAGGTGGGAGAAGTGGTGCGGGGTGATGATCTGATCCCGAGCACTTATCGACAACTGGCTTTGTATCAGGTGCTGGGATGGACTGCACCAGAGTTCGCTCATGTGCCGCTGGTGAAGGGGCCCGATGGTTTAAGACTGGCCAAGCGGCACGGCGATTCGCGACTGTCAATCTTACGGGAAGCCGGTGTGGACTCTCGCGAGGTCATCGGCTGGCTGGCCTGTTCACTGGGGTTAAGCAGCGACGAGGCCCCCGTATCCCCGGCCGAATTGATTGCGGAGTTTGCCTGGGACAAGATTCCCAGACAGCCCGTGACTTTCCCCAGAGAGATCTGGGATCGATGGCTGGGAAAATGA
- a CDS encoding metallophosphoesterase family protein, whose translation MTQFRPMRFLHAAGLMLERPLLETGELAGDLAKTAAHATLFAWERLVDLAIAKDVDFVLLTGETFDFREASLAAEVAFRQGAQRLDAKEIPLIIAPGQLDSASGWAAIPALPENVTLFEHAEDPAIDLTVGGQTYCAIVPITDSTSVDPPELERLRARVPKKGQVNPFVVGVVCHRLPSQSMAEAGATHAARRYVSVHYLAHGGRQSPELLPITEGLVHSPPLPVPFRRRDLTTGATLVDVDSTGRIQLTNQPLSPVRRFQFAMDISTLKSRSQLVEKMFAIVQEQQPLPHESLRLAHWSFVGTSDVLQDLASDAAIANLLRHLTDWTDQLETGKWRHTCLPRYGSHWYWLNQENSLEANAREVLDRIEPRDDDTWQTWMLDHLPEQDDFFAGLLASVGPLDEERIAGQARQLCHEWLSDLADLTAAGSSSADGKTSGDVTP comes from the coding sequence ATGACACAGTTCAGGCCCATGCGGTTTCTGCATGCCGCCGGCTTGATGCTGGAGCGGCCACTTCTCGAAACGGGCGAACTGGCCGGAGACCTCGCGAAGACAGCCGCCCATGCCACGCTCTTTGCCTGGGAGCGACTGGTCGATCTGGCCATCGCCAAAGATGTCGATTTTGTCCTCCTCACCGGTGAGACCTTCGACTTCCGCGAGGCCTCACTCGCTGCCGAAGTTGCCTTTCGACAGGGAGCCCAACGCCTGGACGCCAAAGAGATCCCTCTCATCATCGCTCCCGGCCAGCTCGATTCAGCCAGCGGCTGGGCCGCGATCCCTGCACTTCCGGAAAACGTCACCCTCTTCGAACATGCCGAAGACCCGGCCATTGATCTGACTGTGGGCGGACAGACTTACTGTGCCATCGTGCCCATTACAGATTCCACCAGTGTTGATCCGCCCGAACTCGAACGCTTGCGAGCCCGCGTGCCGAAAAAAGGCCAGGTCAATCCTTTTGTCGTCGGGGTTGTCTGTCATCGTCTCCCCAGCCAGAGTATGGCGGAAGCCGGGGCCACGCATGCGGCTCGTCGATATGTGTCGGTTCATTATCTCGCGCATGGTGGCCGCCAGTCGCCCGAGTTGTTGCCGATCACAGAAGGGCTCGTGCACTCCCCGCCATTACCGGTTCCGTTTCGTCGGCGTGACCTCACCACAGGTGCCACTCTGGTCGATGTCGATTCGACAGGTCGTATTCAGCTGACGAATCAACCACTTTCCCCAGTCCGTCGATTCCAGTTCGCGATGGATATCAGCACACTGAAGTCGCGGTCACAGCTTGTCGAAAAAATGTTCGCCATTGTGCAGGAGCAGCAACCTTTACCGCACGAATCGCTGAGGCTGGCTCACTGGTCATTCGTGGGGACCAGCGATGTTCTGCAGGATCTCGCCAGTGATGCGGCCATTGCCAATTTATTGCGGCATCTCACCGACTGGACTGATCAACTCGAGACCGGCAAGTGGCGACATACTTGTCTTCCACGCTATGGCAGTCACTGGTACTGGCTTAATCAGGAGAACTCGCTCGAAGCCAATGCCCGGGAAGTGCTCGATCGAATTGAACCACGAGATGACGACACCTGGCAGACCTGGATGCTCGATCATCTTCCGGAACAGGATGACTTTTTCGCTGGCCTTCTGGCCAGTGTTGGCCCCCTCGACGAAGAACGAATTGCCGGTCAGGCTCGACAACTCTGCCACGAATGGCTTAGTGACCTTGCCGATCTGACTGCTGCTGGAAGCTCTTCTGCGGATGGAAAAACGTCGGGAGATGTAACCCCGTGA